A genomic region of uncultured Paludibaculum sp. contains the following coding sequences:
- a CDS encoding DUF1080 domain-containing protein: protein MTRTIAWIPALLCLTAAAQPAAEWKTLFDGKSMEGWKETQFARHGGVKLENGTMVLGLGQPLTGVNLTTPFPKIDYEIRFEAMRIRGGDFFASLTIPVGSSFGTFVTGGWGGDIVGFSSIDNWDASDNETRSYFTFENGRWYTFKLQVTAQRIVGSIDDQVVFNPVITGRTISLRPGEISLSTPFGFASYNTVGAIRKVEYRLLRPPSGDRGKQ from the coding sequence GAATGGAAGACACTGTTCGACGGCAAGTCCATGGAGGGCTGGAAAGAGACGCAGTTCGCGCGCCATGGAGGGGTTAAGCTCGAGAACGGCACGATGGTGCTCGGCCTGGGCCAGCCACTCACCGGCGTAAATCTCACCACACCCTTCCCCAAGATCGATTACGAGATTCGCTTCGAGGCAATGCGCATTCGCGGCGGCGACTTCTTCGCCAGCCTCACCATCCCCGTGGGTTCCTCGTTCGGCACGTTCGTCACTGGAGGCTGGGGCGGCGACATAGTCGGCTTCTCCAGCATCGACAATTGGGACGCCTCCGACAACGAGACGCGCTCCTACTTCACGTTTGAGAACGGGCGTTGGTATACCTTCAAACTCCAGGTGACGGCCCAGCGCATCGTAGGCTCCATCGACGATCAGGTCGTCTTCAACCCCGTCATCACGGGACGCACCATCAGCCTGCGGCCGGGCGAAATCAGCCTCTCGACGCCTTTTGGCTTCGCGTCCTACAACACGGTTGGCGCAATCAGGAAGGTGGAATACCGCCTGCTGCGGCCCCCTTCCGGAGACCGCGGCAAGCAGTAA